The following are from one region of the Bacteroidales bacterium genome:
- the secE gene encoding preprotein translocase subunit SecE, whose product MKIKGYVKQSYNELVNKVTWPTWSDLQNSAIVVMIASFIIALVIYLMDISFKFIMDFIYKAL is encoded by the coding sequence ATGAAAATTAAAGGTTACGTAAAGCAGTCATATAATGAACTTGTAAATAAAGTTACTTGGCCTACATGGTCAGATTTACAAAATAGTGCAATAGTTGTGATGATTGCATCATTTATCATTGCTTTGGTTATATATCTTATGGATATATCGTTTAAATTTATTATGGATTTTATTTATAAAGCTCTTTAA
- the nusG gene encoding transcription termination/antitermination protein NusG, with amino-acid sequence MSEVIENKAKWYVLRAIGGKEKKVKLYIESEISRLNLEDFIIQVIIPTEKVFQVRNGKKVSRERNYFPGYVFVEAILVGEIPHILKGVPNVINFLSETKGGEPVPLRQTEVNRMLGKVDELTESQESISIPYFAGENVKVTDGPFNGFTGVIEEVNEEKKKLKVMVKIFGRKTPLELSFMQVEKE; translated from the coding sequence ATGAGTGAAGTAATTGAAAATAAAGCAAAATGGTATGTTCTGAGAGCAATCGGAGGTAAAGAGAAAAAAGTAAAACTTTACATCGAAAGTGAAATCAGTCGATTAAATCTTGAAGACTTTATTATACAGGTAATTATTCCTACAGAGAAAGTTTTTCAAGTAAGAAACGGGAAGAAAGTAAGCAGGGAGAGAAACTATTTCCCGGGCTATGTTTTCGTTGAAGCAATTTTGGTGGGTGAAATCCCCCATATTTTAAAAGGTGTTCCTAATGTTATCAATTTTTTAAGTGAAACAAAAGGAGGAGAGCCTGTGCCACTCAGACAAACAGAGGTAAACAGAATGCTTGGAAAAGTTGATGAATTAACAGAAAGCCAAGAATCTATATCAATACCTTATTTTGCAGGAGAGAATGTTAAAGTTACAGATGGACCCTTTAACGGGTTCACGGGTGTAATAGAAGAAGTTAACGAAGAAAAGAAAAAATTAAAAGTTATGGTTAAAATCTTCGGTAGAAAAACACCTTTAGAATTAAGTTTTATGCAAGTAGAAAAAGAATAG
- the rplK gene encoding 50S ribosomal protein L11 translates to MAKEVTKVVKLQIKGGAANPSPPVGPALGAAGVNIMEFCKQFNARTQDKAGQVIPVEIQVYKDKSFDFVTKTSPAAVQLLQAAKIKSGSGEPNVDKVAKVTWDQIRAIAEDKMADLNAFKIESAMKMVAGTARSMGIVVKGEFPG, encoded by the coding sequence ATGGCTAAAGAAGTAACAAAAGTTGTTAAATTACAAATAAAAGGCGGTGCTGCAAACCCATCACCACCGGTTGGACCTGCATTAGGTGCTGCAGGCGTTAATATTATGGAATTCTGTAAGCAATTTAACGCCAGAACGCAAGATAAAGCAGGACAAGTTATTCCGGTAGAGATACAGGTTTACAAAGATAAGTCTTTTGATTTTGTAACAAAAACTTCACCCGCTGCAGTCCAGTTATTGCAAGCTGCTAAAATTAAGTCCGGTTCAGGTGAACCTAACGTAGATAAAGTAGCTAAAGTAACTTGGGATCAAATCAGAGCAATTGCTGAAGATAAAATGGCAGATTTAAATGCCTTTAAAATTGAATCAGCAATGAAAATGGTTGCAGGTACGGCTAGAAGTATGGGAATTGTCGTGAAAGGCGAATTTCCCGGATAA
- the rpoB gene encoding DNA-directed RNA polymerase subunit beta: MTTPTKRINFASTGAKLNYPDFLEIQLKTFQEFYQLNSTYEERKSEGLYKVFSENFPITDTRNNFVLEFLDYSLDPPKYSIDECLARGLSYSLPFRAKLKLYCTDPEHEDFDTVIQDVYLDQVPYMTPKGTFIINGAERAIVSQLHRSPGVFFSQSLHANGTKLYSARIIPFKGSWIEFATDINNVMFAYIDRKKKLPVTTLLRAIGYESDKEILEIFDLADEIKVTKTSMKAAVGTKLAARVLKSWIEDFVDEDTGEVVSIERNEVIIDRETVIEEEHVAQILDSGVKTVLLHRESKSPIDYALIYSTLQKDPCNSEKEAVLYIYRQLRSAEPPDESTAREVIDNLFFSDKRYDLGDVGRYKMNKKLNLNIPQETRVLTKEDIVAIIKYLIELINSKIDVDDIDHLSNRRVRTVGEQLGNQFGVGLARMARTIRERMNVRDNEVFTPVDLINAKTLSSVINSFFGTNQLSQFMDQTNPLAEMTHKRRMSALGPGGLSRERAGFEVRDVHYTHYGRLCPIETPEGPNIGLISSLCVYAKINDLGFIETPYRKVETGKLDITDKGVIYLSAEEEDNKIIGQANSEIDKDGQLLTERVRARSHGDFPYIEKEKLDYMDVAPNQIASIAASLIPFLEHNDANRALMGSNMMRQAVPLITCDSPIVGTGIEPVVIRDGRIHIFAEGDGVVEYVDADEIVIRYSRSDDEKFVSFDDDTKRYKLPKFRKTNQNTTVNLIPIVKKGDKVTNGQILTDGYSTDNAELALGKNLKVAFMPWKGYNFEDAIVISERVVREDIFTSIHVEEHVLQVRDTKRGAEELTPDIPNVSEEATRQLDENGMIRIGAHVNPGDILIGKITPKGESDPSPEEKLLRAIFGDKAGDVKDASLKASPSLKGVIINKKLFSRSMKNRKMRNADKPLLDKIDAELERELIILTEKLIDKLFILVNGKTSQGVFDFINVELIPKGKKFALKKLKEIDFMSVNPNNWTTEEKTNKLIERLLHNYATRNKEIQGKYKRKKYSISVGDELPIGIVQLAKVYIAKKRKIKVGDKMAGRHGNKGIVARIVKDEDMPFLEDGTTVDIVLNPLGVPSRMNLGQIYETVLGWAGLKLGVKFFTPIFDGATLEDINEYTDKAGIPRYGKTYLYDGGTGMKFHQPATVGVIYMLKLGHMVDDKMHARSIGPYSLITQQPLGGKAQFGGQRFGEMEVWALEAFGASNILQEMLTIKSDDVVGRAKAYEAIVKGKPLPKPGTPESFKVILHELRGLGLRISLE, encoded by the coding sequence ATGACTACTCCAACTAAAAGAATAAATTTTGCATCAACAGGTGCAAAATTAAATTACCCGGATTTTCTTGAGATTCAATTAAAAACATTTCAGGAATTCTATCAACTTAATTCAACATATGAAGAGAGAAAATCAGAAGGATTATATAAAGTCTTTTCTGAAAACTTTCCGATTACGGACACAAGAAATAATTTTGTTCTTGAATTTTTAGATTATAGCTTAGACCCTCCTAAATATTCAATAGATGAATGTCTTGCAAGAGGTTTATCATATAGTTTACCTTTTAGAGCAAAATTAAAACTCTATTGTACCGATCCTGAGCATGAAGATTTTGATACTGTTATTCAAGATGTTTATTTGGATCAAGTTCCTTATATGACACCAAAAGGAACATTTATTATTAATGGTGCAGAACGAGCTATCGTTTCTCAACTGCACAGATCTCCCGGTGTGTTTTTTAGTCAGAGTTTGCATGCAAACGGAACTAAATTATACTCAGCCAGAATTATTCCGTTTAAAGGTTCATGGATTGAATTTGCAACGGATATTAACAATGTAATGTTTGCATACATTGACAGAAAAAAGAAATTACCTGTTACAACTCTTTTAAGAGCAATCGGATATGAAAGCGATAAAGAAATTCTCGAAATATTCGATTTAGCAGATGAAATAAAAGTAACTAAAACTTCAATGAAAGCTGCTGTCGGAACTAAGTTAGCAGCCAGAGTATTAAAATCATGGATTGAAGATTTTGTAGATGAAGATACCGGAGAAGTTGTTTCTATTGAAAGAAATGAAGTTATAATTGACAGAGAAACTGTTATAGAAGAAGAACATGTTGCTCAGATTCTTGATTCCGGTGTTAAAACCGTTTTACTTCACAGAGAATCTAAAAGTCCAATTGACTACGCACTGATTTACAGCACATTACAAAAAGACCCCTGTAACTCTGAAAAAGAAGCTGTTTTATATATTTACAGACAATTAAGGAGTGCTGAGCCCCCGGATGAATCAACAGCTCGTGAAGTAATTGATAATCTGTTCTTTTCTGATAAAAGATATGACCTTGGTGATGTGGGAAGATATAAGATGAACAAAAAACTTAATCTTAACATACCGCAAGAAACCCGAGTATTAACAAAAGAAGATATTGTTGCTATTATCAAATATTTAATTGAATTGATTAATTCTAAAATAGATGTTGATGATATTGACCATTTAAGTAACAGACGTGTAAGAACTGTTGGTGAACAATTAGGAAATCAATTTGGTGTAGGGCTTGCTCGTATGGCAAGAACTATCAGAGAAAGAATGAATGTTCGTGACAATGAGGTATTTACACCTGTTGACTTGATAAATGCAAAAACACTGTCCTCAGTAATAAATTCATTCTTCGGAACAAACCAACTGTCTCAATTTATGGATCAAACAAATCCTTTAGCGGAGATGACCCATAAAAGAAGAATGTCTGCTCTCGGACCCGGCGGTTTGTCGCGTGAAAGAGCAGGATTTGAGGTAAGAGATGTTCATTATACTCATTACGGAAGATTATGTCCGATTGAAACACCGGAAGGACCGAATATCGGTTTGATTTCTTCTTTATGTGTGTATGCAAAAATAAATGATTTAGGTTTTATTGAAACACCGTACAGAAAAGTTGAAACAGGAAAACTTGACATTACTGATAAAGGTGTTATTTATTTAAGTGCAGAAGAAGAAGATAATAAAATAATAGGACAAGCAAATTCTGAAATAGATAAAGACGGACAATTATTAACTGAAAGAGTAAGAGCTCGTTCACATGGTGATTTCCCATATATTGAAAAGGAAAAATTAGATTATATGGATGTTGCACCTAATCAAATAGCATCTATTGCAGCATCTTTAATTCCTTTCTTAGAACATAACGATGCAAACCGTGCGTTGATGGGATCAAATATGATGCGTCAGGCGGTTCCTTTAATAACTTGTGACTCTCCTATTGTAGGTACAGGAATTGAACCTGTTGTAATCAGAGACGGAAGAATTCACATCTTTGCAGAAGGTGATGGTGTTGTTGAATATGTTGATGCTGACGAGATAGTTATAAGGTATTCAAGATCTGATGATGAAAAATTTGTAAGTTTTGATGATGATACAAAAAGATATAAACTTCCTAAGTTCAGAAAAACTAATCAAAATACAACAGTTAATCTTATCCCCATTGTAAAAAAAGGAGATAAAGTAACAAACGGACAAATTTTAACCGATGGATATTCAACAGATAATGCAGAATTAGCCCTCGGCAAAAACTTGAAAGTTGCTTTTATGCCTTGGAAAGGTTATAACTTTGAGGATGCAATCGTAATTTCTGAAAGAGTAGTTCGTGAAGATATATTTACCTCAATACACGTTGAAGAACATGTTTTGCAAGTTCGTGACACTAAAAGAGGAGCAGAAGAATTAACTCCGGATATTCCGAATGTCAGTGAAGAAGCAACGAGACAACTTGACGAAAACGGTATGATCAGAATAGGTGCTCATGTTAACCCCGGTGATATTTTAATAGGAAAAATTACACCGAAAGGAGAGTCTGACCCTTCACCGGAAGAAAAATTATTGAGAGCAATTTTCGGAGATAAAGCAGGAGATGTTAAAGATGCATCTTTAAAAGCATCCCCTTCATTAAAAGGTGTTATTATTAATAAAAAATTATTTTCTCGTTCTATGAAGAACAGAAAAATGAGAAATGCCGATAAACCATTACTTGATAAAATTGATGCAGAACTGGAAAGAGAACTTATTATTTTAACCGAAAAATTAATTGATAAATTATTTATATTGGTTAACGGTAAAACATCGCAAGGTGTATTTGATTTTATTAATGTTGAGCTTATTCCTAAAGGTAAAAAGTTTGCATTGAAGAAATTAAAAGAAATTGATTTTATGTCGGTTAATCCTAATAACTGGACTACCGAAGAAAAGACAAATAAGTTGATTGAGCGTTTACTTCATAACTACGCAACAAGGAATAAAGAAATACAAGGTAAATATAAAAGAAAGAAATACAGCATTTCAGTAGGGGATGAATTACCTATAGGTATTGTACAATTAGCAAAAGTTTATATTGCCAAAAAAAGAAAGATAAAGGTTGGAGATAAAATGGCGGGACGTCACGGGAATAAAGGAATTGTAGCAAGAATTGTAAAAGATGAAGATATGCCTTTCCTCGAAGACGGAACTACTGTTGATATTGTTCTTAATCCGCTTGGTGTACCGTCAAGGATGAATTTGGGACAAATTTATGAAACAGTTCTGGGTTGGGCAGGCTTAAAATTAGGCGTTAAGTTTTTTACTCCTATTTTTGACGGAGCAACTCTTGAAGATATCAATGAATATACTGATAAAGCCGGTATCCCGAGATATGGTAAAACATATCTATACGATGGCGGCACAGGAATGAAATTCCACCAGCCTGCAACAGTAGGAGTTATTTATATGTTAAAATTAGGGCATATGGTAGATGATAAAATGCATGCTCGTTCTATCGGACCATACTCTTTAATAACACAACAACCTTTAGGAGGTAAAGCTCAGTTCGGCGGTCAGAGATTCGGAGAAATGGAGGTGTGGGCACTTGAAGCATTCGGTGCGTCTAATATCCTCCAAGAGATGCTGACAATTAAGTCAGATGATGTTGTGGGAAGAGCAAAAGCTTATGAAGCAATAGTGAAAGGAAAACCGTTGCCGAAACCGGGAACACCGGAATCTTTTAAAGTCATTTTACATGAATTAAGAGGTTTGGGCTTACGCATTAGTTTAGAATAA
- the raiA gene encoding ribosome-associated translation inhibitor RaiA: MDINIKTTHFDADKKLIDFVNNKVNKLDKYFDGIIRSEVSLNYNKSKKKFTENKEAKIKIEIPGSDLFAEKEATTFEEAIDLTLDALEKQVKKYKSKLK, from the coding sequence ATGGATATAAACATAAAAACTACGCATTTCGATGCAGACAAAAAATTAATTGATTTTGTAAACAATAAAGTCAATAAACTGGATAAATATTTTGACGGAATAATAAGGTCAGAAGTTTCTCTTAATTATAACAAATCAAAGAAAAAATTTACGGAAAATAAAGAAGCTAAAATCAAAATTGAAATACCCGGCAGTGATTTATTTGCAGAAAAAGAAGCAACAACATTTGAAGAAGCTATTGACCTAACCCTTGATGCTCTTGAAAAACAAGTTAAAAAATACAAAAGTAAATTGAAGTAA
- the tuf gene encoding elongation factor Tu, translating to MAKEKFDRSKPHLNIGTIGHVDHGKTTLTAAITLTLSKKGLCEVKDFDSIDNAPEEKERGITINTAHVEYSTEKRHYAHVDCPGHADYVKNMVTGAAQMDGAIIVVAGTDGPMPQTREHILLARQVNVPKIVVFINKVDMVDDDELLELVEMEMRELLDFYKYDGDNTPVIMGSALGALNGEAKWEEKIMELMDAVDEWIPLPPRDVDKDFLMPVEDVFSITGRGTVATGRIETGLIHTGDEVQIIGLGAEKMKSVITGVEMFRKILDDGQAGDNVGLLLRGVKKEDISRGMVICKPGSVNPHTKFKAEVYVLKKEEGGRHTPFHNNYRPQFYLRTLDVTGEIMLPEGTEMVMPGDNVTIQVNLITPVALDNGLTFAIREGGRTVGAGQVTEIIE from the coding sequence ATGGCTAAAGAAAAATTTGACAGGTCAAAACCACACCTAAATATCGGAACAATCGGTCACGTTGACCACGGAAAAACTACTTTAACAGCAGCGATTACCTTAACACTAAGTAAAAAAGGTTTATGCGAAGTTAAAGATTTTGATTCTATTGATAATGCTCCGGAAGAAAAAGAAAGGGGTATTACTATTAATACTGCTCACGTTGAATATTCAACTGAAAAAAGACACTATGCACATGTTGACTGTCCCGGTCACGCCGATTACGTGAAAAATATGGTAACAGGTGCTGCTCAAATGGACGGTGCTATTATTGTTGTCGCCGGAACTGACGGTCCTATGCCTCAAACTCGTGAACATATTCTTTTAGCTAGACAAGTAAACGTTCCTAAAATCGTTGTTTTTATCAATAAAGTTGATATGGTTGACGATGATGAACTTCTTGAATTAGTTGAAATGGAAATGAGAGAACTTCTTGATTTCTATAAATATGACGGAGATAATACTCCTGTTATTATGGGATCTGCTCTTGGTGCATTAAACGGAGAAGCAAAATGGGAAGAAAAAATAATGGAACTTATGGATGCTGTTGATGAATGGATTCCGCTTCCTCCGAGAGATGTTGATAAAGATTTCTTAATGCCGGTAGAAGATGTATTCTCAATTACAGGCAGAGGTACTGTTGCAACAGGAAGAATTGAAACCGGACTGATACATACAGGAGATGAAGTTCAGATTATAGGTCTTGGTGCTGAAAAAATGAAATCAGTAATTACAGGAGTTGAAATGTTCAGAAAAATTCTTGATGACGGACAAGCAGGTGATAATGTAGGTTTACTTCTCAGAGGTGTAAAAAAAGAAGATATTTCAAGAGGTATGGTTATTTGTAAACCAGGTTCAGTTAACCCTCATACAAAATTTAAAGCTGAAGTTTATGTTTTGAAAAAAGAAGAAGGCGGACGTCATACTCCGTTCCATAATAACTATAGACCCCAGTTTTATCTAAGAACACTTGATGTTACAGGAGAAATTATGTTACCGGAAGGAACTGAAATGGTTATGCCCGGTGATAATGTTACAATTCAAGTTAATTTGATTACACCTGTTGCTCTTGATAATGGTTTAACTTTTGCTATTCGTGAAGGCGGACGTACAGTAGGAGCCGGTCAAGTAACTGAAATTATTGAATAA
- the rplA gene encoding 50S ribosomal protein L1, whose product MARITKNVKAAFAKVEKGRKYSLSEASSLVKEITFAKFDSSVDIDVKLGVDPRKADQMVRGTVSLPNGTGKDVRVLVLCTPDKEDEAKSAGADHVGLDEYVEKIKGGWTDIDVIVATPSVMGKVGPLGRILGPRGLMPNPKIGTVTMDIANTVNELKQGKIDFKVDKYGIIHSSIGKVSFDASKIAENAKEFLNTILKLRPTSAKGSYMESIYMSSTMSPSISIDEKSFIAE is encoded by the coding sequence ATGGCAAGAATAACTAAAAATGTAAAGGCAGCCTTTGCTAAAGTAGAAAAAGGCAGAAAGTACTCATTGTCTGAAGCTTCATCTTTGGTAAAAGAGATAACATTCGCAAAATTTGATTCATCTGTTGATATTGATGTCAAATTAGGTGTAGATCCGCGAAAAGCAGATCAAATGGTAAGAGGAACAGTGTCATTACCTAACGGAACAGGTAAAGACGTAAGAGTTCTCGTGCTATGCACACCTGATAAAGAAGACGAAGCTAAATCAGCAGGTGCAGATCATGTAGGGTTGGATGAATATGTCGAAAAAATCAAAGGTGGTTGGACAGATATTGATGTTATTGTAGCAACTCCGTCTGTTATGGGAAAGGTAGGTCCCTTAGGTCGAATTTTAGGACCAAGAGGTTTAATGCCGAACCCAAAAATCGGAACAGTTACAATGGATATTGCGAACACCGTAAATGAATTAAAACAAGGGAAAATAGACTTTAAAGTTGATAAGTATGGAATTATCCATTCTTCAATAGGTAAAGTTTCCTTTGATGCTTCAAAAATTGCTGAGAATGCAAAAGAATTTTTAAATACAATTCTTAAATTAAGACCGACATCAGCAAAAGGAAGTTATATGGAAAGTATCTATATGTCCAGTACAATGAGTCCGAGTATCAGTATAGATGAAAAATCATTTATTGCTGAATAG
- the rplJ gene encoding 50S ribosomal protein L10, whose product MTREEKNQVIGILTDKINNASHIYVTNSLGLNAGDTVKLRKECYKNEIELVIAKNTLLKKAIEKSDKDLSELFEALAGPTSIMFSEVGNKPAKLIKDFKKKFNLDKPLLKGAYVEEGFYFGDDQIDVLASIKSKEELIADVIGLLQAPAVNVLSALQSGGNTLTGILKTLEEKE is encoded by the coding sequence ATGACACGTGAAGAAAAAAATCAGGTAATTGGTATATTAACCGATAAAATTAATAATGCTTCGCATATCTATGTAACTAATTCTTTAGGATTAAATGCAGGAGATACTGTTAAATTAAGAAAGGAGTGTTATAAAAATGAAATCGAGTTAGTTATCGCTAAAAATACCTTATTAAAAAAAGCGATTGAAAAGTCTGATAAAGACTTATCAGAATTGTTTGAGGCACTTGCGGGTCCCACTTCAATTATGTTTTCTGAAGTGGGAAATAAACCGGCTAAGCTCATAAAAGACTTTAAAAAGAAATTTAATCTGGATAAACCCTTATTAAAAGGTGCTTATGTTGAAGAAGGTTTCTATTTTGGAGACGATCAAATAGATGTATTAGCTTCTATTAAATCGAAAGAAGAGCTTATTGCTGATGTTATCGGCTTATTACAAGCACCTGCCGTAAATGTGCTCTCAGCATTGCAATCAGGAGGAAATACTCTTACAGGTATATTAAAAACTCTTGAAGAAAAAGAATAA
- the rplL gene encoding 50S ribosomal protein L7/L12: protein MANIKDFAEQLVSLTVKEVKELADILKDEYGIEPAAAPVAVAAAAAGGGDAAAEKTEFDVILKAAGSAKLKVVKKVKELTSVGLKEAKDIVDSAPSTIKEGVSKEEAEALKTELEGEGAEIELK from the coding sequence ATGGCAAATATTAAAGATTTTGCAGAGCAATTAGTTAGCTTAACAGTAAAAGAAGTTAAAGAATTAGCAGATATTCTTAAAGACGAATACGGAATTGAACCCGCAGCTGCACCTGTTGCAGTTGCTGCAGCTGCTGCCGGTGGTGGTGATGCCGCTGCTGAAAAAACTGAATTTGATGTAATTTTAAAAGCAGCAGGTTCAGCTAAACTTAAAGTAGTTAAGAAAGTTAAGGAATTAACAAGTGTAGGTTTAAAAGAAGCTAAAGATATCGTAGATAGTGCACCTTCAACAATTAAAGAAGGAGTTTCAAAAGAAGAAGCCGAAGCTTTAAAGACTGAATTAGAAGGAGAAGGCGCTGAAATAGAACTGAAATAA